GTTAAACAAATTTTCTCTGAACTTTGCTCACTACTTCCAGCGTCCAAAGTATCCGTTTGCTAGGTGTTTTCTTTGTCGCGGCAGCGCTATCGGTGTCAGTCTATTCCAGGTATAGCCTTTAACCCTTTCTTTGGCTGTTGTTGTTTGGGTCCTGTGTTACCCCTTTTTGTACCTGTGTACTTGGGTTTGTATTGGTTTTTCTTTGAAGTTCCGACATGTCAAAccggaaaagaaaattaattgttgatgagGGTGATGAAGAGTCAGGGGATTCAGGCCTCAACGTGCCAATACCCACCGATTTTTTAGGTCCCTCCAGTAGTGTAGGTCCTTCCCATGGGAGGGATACCCTTGAGTATCCACACCCCTTAGTTGTCTCTCCCTCCTCCGAAATAGAGCTTGTAGGTAATAGAGGTGGACCTGCATCGGGTTCTGGTGAGAACCATAGCTATGGTGAGGTTGGGGTCCCTGAAGGAGCTGATGATGGTGAGGAGAGCAGTTCCGAACCGAGCATGCCCCCTCAGAGAAGGCACCTTGGTCATAGGGTAGAGGCGGACTCTTACCCTATTGACTTCACAGCTTGTGCCACCACCCAAACCGATTTGTTCAAGCTGAGGAATCTTTACAACATTCCTCCAGAGGTTCTCCTGGTAGTTCCAGGAAAAGGTGACGTTCCCAGTCGGCCTCCGCGGGGGTATGTGACGATGCACCTGGAGAGCTTCAAATTAGGAGCTCGGCTGCCCCTTCAACGTTATTTTGCTAAGATATTGGGTGGTATGCACCTGGCCCCAGGTCAGCTACATCCCAATGGATGGAGGGTTCTCTCGGCAATGTTTGTGTTGTGGGAGAGGTGCGGGTCGGAGGAGCCTTCCCTTGTTGAAGTGAAACATCTGTATCAGCTGCGGAGCAGCCCACGGGAGGCGGGCTGGTACTACTTCATGTCCAGTTCTGCGAAGAGGAAGCCAATCACCGGTTTCCCCTCCTCGTGcaaaaattggaagaacaaattcttctttgctggGGGGAATTGGTGTCCAGCAGCTCACTCGCTGGGTGGTGATATTTACCTTCCAACGAACTTTGTCACCCCAGGTCGTTCATTATTTTTTGCCTATACTCCTTCTCGACTTGTCACTTATTGGGTTCTTTAACCTCTTTTGTTATTTCAAAGTCGTGGGGTTTGATCAGGGGGCTTGAAGATCGACCTTTGCTTCAGGTGGAAACTGCTCTGTTGAACGCGTCTACCTGCCAAGACCTCCTGTCTCCAACAAACCTGGTCGGCTCGGGCTTAGTAGATATTGCTGCTGGAATGGATAACAAGATCCTCAGCGCGATGAGCAGGAAGCGTGGTCGAGCTTCAGGCAGCTCCAACAACCCACCTCCTCCTCCGAAGAAAACCAGCGTAGGCCCATCCAAGGCTCCTGTTCCTGCTCTGCCCCCTCCCCCGCCCCGTAAGAGTGGTGGGGAGAGAACTTCTGACAAGAGTCCCGAGGTCAGCCTCCAGTCTAGGGACCGATCTTCCCCTCTGCCATCTCGGGAACAAGGGGACTACCTGAGCTTGTATCAGAAGGATTACAAAAGATCGGTGGGGCCCAAGATGGTGAAGGACATTGAGAGTATGGACCTCTCAGAGTTGGCTGCTTCTGTTCAGAGAGTATCCTTCAGGCTGGCCACCATGGTTTCGTGTTACAAGGCCGGGGCCGCGCGCCATGAGAGGAAGCTTCAAGCTGACAATCAGGAGCTGAAGAAGAAAGCTGACTCTGCTGATCGTTCCAAGGAGAAGCTGGCCGAACTGAACCAGCAAATGTCGGAGCTGGCGGAGAAGGTTGCAGTTGCTGAGTCCACCTCCTCCAAACTTGAGGACGAGTTAGGCGGCCTAAAATCTGACCTTCAAGTTGCTCAAAGTGAAAGGGATACTTTGAGGACCGCCCTTGAGGGAGAGATCAAATCCCTGAGTGACCAGCTGGCTGAAGAGAAAGGCAAATCCGCTGATGTGGATGATCGGTTGGATGCTGAGTACAACTCTGGGGTTGCTTTCAGCTATAAGTGTATCATGTCTGTACTCAAGGAAGAATACCCCGAGCTCGACATGAGCAAGCTGGAATCTGGGGTGGAGAGGTATATGGCTGGGGCCAGCCAGGGAGATAAGGAGCAGGGTGAGCAGGATCAGGTGAAGGCTCCTTTGGATAGGGCGCAGGAGGAGGAAATTGGGGGACGTGCTTTCGAAGTAGGTCAAGGATCCGTGCCTGCACCTCCCGGTAATGCTGATCCCCCACCTCCTGAGACTGCTGACCCTTTACCTCCCGAGGTCGCTGATTTTTCAGCTGCTGGAGCCGCTGACTCTCATAATCTTTaggccccttttttttttgtatgaacTCTTGAGTTGTATTCGTTTGATAAAGAATTGAACATTTATGAGATTTCCAGATACTTTCTATTGGATCTCTTGTCTGGTGTTTACTTGCATTTAGCAAAATTTTTCgaaaaattagctgctggtctttcgttgaccgagcagaagcagacACTCATttgccttaataaaatttacgaaaaattagctgctggtcctTTGTTGACCGAGCATAAGCAGGCACTTATttgccttaataaaatttacgaaaaattagctgctggtcctttgttgaccgagcagaagcaggcacttTGTTGCCTTCGTAGAATTTTCGtagctttagctgctggtcttttgttgaccgagcagaaacaggcaTTTTCTTGCCTTAGCGAAACTTTCGAgaatttagctgctggtcttcgttgaccgagcagaagcaggcattttgttgccttagtaacatcttcataaatttagctgctggtcctcgttgatcgagcagaagcaggcacttacttgccttagtgaCACTTTCGagaaattagctgctggtcttcgttgaccgagcagaagcgggcattttgttgccttagtaacatcttcataaatttagctgctggtcctcgttgaccgagcagaagcaggcacttacttgccttagtgaCACTTTCGagaaattagctgctggtcttcgttgaccgagcagaagcaggcattttgttgccttagtaacatcttcataaatttagctgctggtcctcgtagaccgagcagaagcaggcactttgttgccttagtaatatttttactGGTCTTGCTACCAGGGGACTTCATgctgaattcatctttattgaaatttgaatgccTTACAAAAAACATAGAACATATGCATATACAACAGGCTATCATGCATTTAACAGAAATAACTTGTCAGAACGAGAATTCAGTAGAGCATTTTGCTTACTGGAAATATTTCTTCAAGTGCTCGGCGTTCCACGACCTTTTCACGTCTCGCCCATCCTGGTATGCTAACTTATAAGCTCCTGGTCCAGTGGCGCGTATCACCCTGTACGGGCCTTCCCACTTCGGGCCAAGGGCGCCGTGGTTAGGTTCCCTGGTGTTTTGGTTCACCTTCTTAAGTACCCAATCTCCTGCTAATCAATAACTTCCTCCAGCTTCTCAACAGGTTCCTGGCGACCGTTTTTTGACTCCCCCCGATTATCTAGAGAGGTGACCTGCAACGTTTCCTTGGCCACTGTAGCATAGCAGTTTCTGGCCATCCTCTGGTCGCCCTTTACTACACCCACAACTCCATTTACTCTGTACTTCAGTGCTAGATAATGCGTGGACATTACACATTGTCTTATCCTCATGAACGGTCTCCCCAAtatcatctggtaagggctTCTTTCCTCTACCACGACGAAGTCCAGCATCATCGTTCGTTCAAACGGCTTTGTCCCCACAGTAATCGGGAGTTCAATGATCCCCAAGGGAGTTAACCGTCCCCCTCCAAATCCTTTCAAGGAAGTATTTGTCCGCTCCAGCTTCAAATCTGAAATCTCCATATCATCTAGGACCGACTTAAACAGGATGTCTACTGAGCTGCCCGTGTCTACCAGTATTCGCTGCAATTCTGTACCGGCCACATTTGCCTTAATCACCAAGGCATCCTCATGAGGATACAAAATACCCTCTTCGTCATCTTCCGTCCACATAATAGGAACTTGCCGCACTTTTGCTCTTTTGGCTGCCGGTAAATTCAGAAGCACCTCTTTGCCAGCCATGGCGTATCTCCCATAGTTCTTCCGTGCTCTGTTTGAATCCCCGGCCAATGTTGGCCCTCCTGCTATCACACGGATGGTCGGCTGTTCTCGTTCTAGACTCCTCTCAACTCCTTCATCCCGTATGTACTCTGACTCAATGACAGGGGACACTCCGTCTACATACTCATCCAAGTATCGGTTCCTTACTAAATCTTCCACCTGAATCTTCAGGTCCCGACATTGGCTGATTGTGTGACCGTGAGTGTCGTGGAATTTGCAGAATCTGTTCTTATCCCGTCGATGAGCCGGTTTTTTTATTGGGGCTGGAGGGTATAGCAGGCCTCTTCCCTCGATCCTCTCATATAGTTCCTCCATGGAGATCTTTAATGGAGTGTATTGTCTATAGGCCGAGCTCTGATCTATTAGCTGAACTGATCGGCTATCATGAATGTCACCTCGGGCTGTCCCAGTTGTTAATTGATCTAGTCGACTAGCCCTGGAATCGGTTGCATGTAATGTTCTGGGAGTGTTGTGATAGGGGTGGGCAGCCATCTGCCGGAATTCTTGCTGCCGCTCTGGGATTGGGGGGCGTGGAGGTTGAGCCCGGCTGTGTTGGAACTGTTGTGCTCTCGGAGTTATGGGGTAAGGTCGGGACCGAGCTGATGTTCCGCCCATCCCTGAAGATTCTCCAGTTCGCTTTCCCAACCCGCTCCCTTTCGGGGCTCTCCGCTCCTTCCGCCTCAGCTCTTCTAGCTGTTCACTTTTTAGTCTTGCTGATTTCTCctcttcaatttcaatatcTCGTCTCGCCTGCTCATACCCTGCTGAATAATTCTGCACCAGGGGGCTTCTCAGGTTATACCATAGCCGGCCTATCCTCACACCCTCCTTTAAACCCCTCAACGCCTGCGGGTGATTGAAAGCTCCCAAATCAAGTACGGCTCGGTGGTATCGCTTTACAAAATCCCGTAGGGACTCGTGCTCCTCCTGTTTCATCCCCATCAGTTCCATCATGTCGTCCTCTGGGGCTACTGCCCCTCGGAACTGCTCGGCCAACTCCTGACACATCTGCTCATACCCCTTTAtacttcctcggggcagctTGCGGTACCATTCTCGAGCTTGTCCCTCTAGCGTCAACGGGAACGCCCTGCACCTCTGAGCTGGTGTCAGCCCCTGCACACCTGTCATGTCGTTGAAACGCTCAATGTGCACCAGTGGATCACTTCGCCCGGAGTATTTGAGGTCGGGGAAGCGGAAATCTCTTGGGATTATGGTACCCATGATTTCAGCTGATAGCGGAGATTCTTCAtctagcattatcctccagctCGGGGGTTTCCTCTTACCCTGTATCTCCTCTATCACTTGCGCTAGTCTGCGCACCTCTCCCTCCAATTCTACAGCACGGTCAGGATCACGTGCAGCTATCTGATCTCGCTCCTGCTCGGCATTTTGCAACCGCTGTCTGAGCTCTCATTCATCAGCGTTGACTCCTCGGCCATCAACTCCCGGTACTTGCCTGGGGCGAGGTTGGTTCCTTCCTTCGTCTACTTGTTCTCCCGGAATCCAACCAGTGCTTCTGTGGGGATGAACCCCATAAGGTTGGTCCACTGGCGGAGGGATCTCCTCGACTCTATGCCTCCGGATGTTGGGCTCTGCTCCCACATCATCTCTCCCCACGGGGATTTCGCGATCCCTTCTCCGCTCATCTCTTAGCTCATTCAGTATGGTGGCGAGAGTCTCCATTTGCTTCTCCATCCGTTCCAATCGATCTTGCGTCACCCTCTCTCGGGCTTCATTTACAATTTCCCGAAGGGTGATTGTTTCCCCCGATTCGTTATCCTCCCTCAAAGCGTCCTTCCTTGACAAATCCATGTCTACTTGTTCTCTGTCTCTCCGGTAAGTGCTAATTCGGTGGTAGCTTTTTATCCagatccccacagacggcgccaaaatgttgatgctgaaatctgctcaCCTTTTAGccgaccagattctttcaccaacgcTTGTGTTATCTACTGTTATTCGTTCGCTAAGATTAGAATCGCCCTCCTTTCTCTAAATAAGCCTGCGCTCACAAAAaacggatcagagacgccggtggttttgccggcgtaaaccctccgatgcctaagttagctcaaggtgtttacgggaaaacaaatcaatttggGTTCAAGAAGTTTATCTGAAATTTGTAAGAAAATGATCTGGATGCAATCTGGCAGCGTTTTCCCTCTCTCcgtttttttttgtctttctcTCCGTCGagttccttttcttttatagccgctgtCCCCACGTTTCCGTTTGCCCTTCCTCCCACCTTTTTCGGGTAATGGCAGCCCTCATGGGACTCTAACCGTTGCATCGTGGCAAACGTGGGAACTTACGTGTCCTTCAacggttctgggaaaagcgTAACGGCCGCGATTCTGTGCTCTGGGAAAAGCGTAACGGCCGTGGTTCTGTGGGATCGTGTTCCCGCTTTCCTGGGGATGAGTATCGGCTCGGCGTACACTTCTGGTCGGTATGTTTCCCTGGTTGCATCCATCTCTGCTCGGCTAATGTTTACCCCCGTGTTCTGCTCGTACCACAGTAGCATGGCTGACCTAGTGCCTTTGTGTACTCAACATGAAGCAAAGAATGCAGACTGTTCATATCATCACAACATTACAAACACACATATAAGTCAAAGAAATACTTAATACGTTAAGGCAAACACCAAGCAAAGAAGTTATTaaactttcttttccttctccaaagacttatgtttctttttttcttttttttggtttataacggtgtagaaaataaaagacagcttctgtaacaccccaaatctaacacGTGCGAAGCACGTGAAGAAAGAGGTTACTTACAAATCGTAATCCTTACTCATAAATTCCAAACTGAAATACctcaaattcttattcaaatagcAAACGGAAACGAAATCTCTAACTCCCAAAGCTAAGCACACCTTTCAAAAGGaacttaatctgcaaaaaaataatgacaagGGGTGAGTGTTAgggtgcaatttatgcactaattttgcattgtttacttcccttaatatcgatgttttgcacttaataatagtgattaacttgtgttttaattttgtgggtgcaattctattgattggtgataaaattaaGCTATAAGATGAtatttaaggatgattgttttcttggagaaattatgagcgtcaaaagaactttgttgataaggcgtgggcgcgtgctgtcaactatggacctgcagtttttagtttaacgtgttttgtatttttggttttttttttaattacgaatttaatgtttcatatattagtattttattttaaaaagaactctagaggagaagagagagagagtatttaaaggaggaatctattgtgaaaaatggGAGattgcaaaaagaaagaaaccctagatctaaacttttctcttctctctatgaagaactaaacctatttttctggttgaaggttaatgaagttttgattcatcactactgtgagatcttttttatgctttaattgttttatcgctttttgggtatttatttattctcttaattattttcatgattatgtttgttaattaggtaattggtcactatttaattatcaacttaatctattgtcaattaaaggattcatcgtatgaagattttaatgtttgtgacaaataacagagcagagagttgtgttgtgagaataaacaatctaatttaaatgaaccatcgtatgtgtttgttgattaggatttagGTCtatctggtttttcaggctgtcaattgattaaatcctatgatcgtatctagggttgtctat
This window of the Citrus sinensis cultivar Valencia sweet orange chromosome 8, DVS_A1.0, whole genome shotgun sequence genome carries:
- the LOC127899264 gene encoding uncharacterized protein LOC127899264, which encodes MSNRKRKLIVDEGDEESGDSGLNVPIPTDFLGPSSSVGPSHGRDTLEYPHPLVVSPSSEIELVGNRGGPASGSGENHSYGEVGVPEGADDGEESSSEPSMPPQRRHLGHRVEADSYPIDFTACATTQTDLFKLRNLYNIPPEVLLVVPGKGDVPSRPPRGYVTMHLESFKLGARLPLQRYFAKILGGMHLAPGQLHPNGWRVLSAMFVLWERCGSEEPSLVEVKHLYQLRSSPREAGWYYFMSSSAKRKPITGFPSSCKNWKNKFFFAGGNWGLEDRPLLQVETALLNASTCQDLLSPTNLVGSGLVDIAAGMDNKILSAMSRKRGRASGSSNNPPPPPKKTSVGPSKAPVPALPPPPPRKSGGERTSDKSPEVSLQSRDRSSPLPSREQGDYLSLYQKDYKRSVGPKMVKDIESMDLSELAASVQRVSFRLATMVSCYKAGAARHERKLQADNQELKKKADSADRSKEKLAELNQQMSELAEKVAVAESTSSKLEDELGGLKSDLQVAQSERDTLRTALEGEIKSLSDQLAEEKGKSADVDDRLDAEYNSGVAFSYKCIMSVLKEEYPELDMSKLESGVERYMAGASQGDKEQGEQDQVKAPLDRAQEEEIGGRAFEVGQGSVPAPPGNADPPPPETADPLPPEVADFSAAGAADSHNL